Genomic DNA from Tautonia rosea:
GGCCCGGACCAGACCTTCGGCGGCGACGGCGATGACCTGGTGGTTGGCTCGGCGGGCCGAGATGCGCTGGACGCCGGGGCCGGGCGCGACCGCGTGGTGACGCCTCACCGCATGGGGGCGATCCGCGTCTCGAAGGCGGCCTCGGGGGCGGCGATGCCGCATCTCTTCCGGACCTATACGCCTCAGCCGTTGCGGGCGACGGGCCTCGATGCCACGACCCCGATCGTCATTGGGCCGGCCGACCTGGCCGACCCGAGCGTCGTCGTGCGGCTGAGGGCGACCTACGAGGCCGGGCAGCCCGTCGCCCTGACCCGCGCGACGGACGCCGACGTCGATCGGCTGGGCGAGTTGCTCGGCCACCAGGGGGGAGTGGGATGGGATCCGAGCGTCCCCCACGCCGACCTGGTCGTCTTCCGCAACAGCACCCGCCCGGACGGGGAGGCCCACGAGGCCTCGACGGCGTTTCTGCTGGCGTCGGATCGCCCCCAGACCGCGGCCGCGCGCCGGATCGCCGGGGGGCATATGTTGGAGGCCCTGAGCCAGGCGCTCTCGGCGACGGCCGTTGTGCCCGAGACGTCTCCCGGCGACGGCTCCTCGCAGAACCTCATCCAGATCGCCAAGTCCTCCATGTCTTCGACCGTCGCAACCGACTCGTATGGCAATCAGGTCCAGATCGTCAACACCGTGTGGTCTCTGCGGGCGTTCGAGGACAACGTTGACCTCTATTACGTCCTCCAGGAGGTCGATTTCGCCGTCGGCAACCCGCCGACGATCGACGAATGGGACAACTCGGCTGACACGACCGTCCCGCTCACTCATTCGCCGACCGTCTTCCAGACGAGTCCGGCGACGGTCATGGAGGCCACCACACTCACCGGCGGCGTGAGCGATACGGTCAGCGTGAGTGTCGGGTTCAACACGAGCCAGGGCCTCGACGCGTCCGTGACGAAGAGCACCACGATCTCGAACTCGAAGGCCACCACGGTCCCTCCGGTCGATGTCGTGAATGCCACCGACTTCTCGACGGGCTTTCCCTCGTGGACCTATGCCGTGAACGATCGTCCCAGGATCGGCGAGTCGTACACCGTGTTCAATCAGTGGATCTGGAGCGTGCCGTTCTCGGCCTATACCCAGTTCCAGTTGCAATCGGGCTTGATTCTGCCCAACTCAGCGGCCTTCCAGGTGCTCAACCCGCCGGGCCCGGGCAACGTCGCTGCCCAGCTGGAATCGAAGATCCCCATCCCGTTCGGCAGCACCTTCGCGCTGCAAGACCCCGTGGTGACCGGCCTGACCGCGCCGAACTCGATCCTGGGCGAGCCGGTCGTCTCGGAGGGCGGGACCTTTACGATTCACGGGACGGGATTGTATCCTTCGCTCGTCACCGGAGTGCTGATCGGGGGTGTGCCGCTGGATTCGGAAAACTTCCAGACCGTCAGCGACACTCAGATCAGTGTGATTGCCCCGGACCAGTTCAGCGTGCTGCCCCAGACGGTGGTTGTGCAGACGACGCAGGGCACTTCGAACGACAACGTAACGATCATCATCGACTGACGCTGCCCCAGTTGATTGGGCAACCGGCGTTCTCCGCCGACCCGCGACCCGGGAGGTCGCGGGTCGGACTCAAGTTTTTTCGGAGGGATGAGGAATGGTCAATCCCAGCCGAGGTTGACGGTGACCCGGGGGGAGAGGGAGGAGGAGCCGGTGACGGTGGGGTTCTGGCCGTAGACGTCGTCGTAGTCGAAGCCGTAGGCGAGGCCGTCGAGGCCGTATTCGTGCCAGAACTGGGCGTAGAAGTTGGCGGGGGATTGGGCGTAGAAGGAGGAAGTCTGGGTGAAGGGGGGGACGTTGATCGCGGGGTTGTTGGCCGCGACGTGGCGGGTAAAGCCGGCGACGATCTGGGCCTGGATGGCCTTCTCGATGGCGTTGCCGGTGGCCATGTTGCCGGCGGCGGCGAAAATCTCCCAGGTCTTGGGCTTCTGGATGGTGTAGGACGGCCCTTGGGGGTTGCCCTTGGGGTGAAGGGTCAGGACCTGGGTCTGGGGAGAAACGGTGCCGGTGAAGGTGCCGAGGACGTTCTGGAACTCCCAGGTGGTGGTCTGGAAGGAGGTCCAGACGGTGTAGATATAGGTGTCGAAATAGGTGGGATTGTTCGCCTGGGAATAGATGCCGTGCTTTGGCGCGAGGATGCGGTAGGGGGCCTGGGCCGTTCGCAAGGACTGGAAGGCGGGATCCACGTCCTGAGCGTACTTCTGGAAGAGGGTGGATCGGCTGGTTTCGAGCCCGACGGTCTGGTCGGACTGGCCGGTCTGCGAGAGGGTGAGCGTCAAGGGGACGCCGAACTGGTCGACCTGGGTGGTGTTACCATTAAACCCGGAATTCATGGTGGAGAACTCGATCCAGTCAACGTACAGGTTGAGGTTCGGGTCGGTCGGGTTGCCGAAGTCGGGCCCGGCGAACCCGATGTTGCCGGCGGCGTCGGGGGTGACCTTCAGATAGAGGGGACTGCCCATGCCGATCCAGAGCCGAGCGCCCTGGAGCTGGTAGGGAACGTCCCAGCCGGAGGCGAACTGGTCGATCGTATGGAAATAGTTCGAGTAGTCGATGGAGTTCTTCGTGATGTGCCCCGGCGCGGTGTTGTCGCCGAGTGCCATCGCGGTGGTGGAGCCACTCGGATCGACCCGGACGAACGTTCCGGAGGCGTTCTGAGCGGTGATGGCGACGTGGATCGACGCATTGGTGTAGGCGGGTGTGCCGTGGGGATCGCGGCCGGGAGCGGTGAGATTGTCGAAGCGGAAGGTCACGAAGGGGGTGGCCTCGGCACCCTGATTGCGCAGGGCCATCAGGCCCGTTCGCAGGAGTTGAGTGCGGGTGGCGGCGGAGGTGGCCTGGGAGGCGCCGGGGCTGAGTTGAGATCGGAAGGCGTCGGCGGCCTGCAGGAAGTCCTCGGGATCGACGTCGAAATCGCCGGAGATGTCGCCGGCGAGGCCGACCGAAACGATGAAGGCCCCGGTTGATTCGCCCCGGCCGGCAACGGAGAGGGAGAAGTTTCCCGGCCGAAGGGCCACGAAGGCTGTGATGGTCTCTCCGGATCGAATCTGGTGGGGGACGACCGCAGGGCCGGAGCCTCGGCGAATCTGGACCTGGCCGGGGATCAAGGGGCTGTCATCGAGCGGTTTGACCTCGATCTGGTAGACGATCCGATCGGAAGGGCCGGGATCGACCCGATCGGTGCCGAGCGGTAAGGGGACCGAGGAACGCTGCTGGGGAGCCTCGATCGCTCCAAATCGGTGGAAAAGGGCGGGGACGGTACTGAGCAAGGTGCGGGCTTCGAGGGCCTCGCAGGAGGGGTTGGGACGCAACGACAACGGGTTCCGACGGCGGTGGTTCGGCATGGGTGGTTTCCGTGAGGACTCGGTGCGTTGCTTCAGAAGCGGTCGGTGATCGTGGTCAGACCTATTGTGGGAACGGATAGAACCGGAATGGGTGTCTGTCAACGCGGAAGCGGATTGGGAGCGAGTTCAACCGGTGATCGTGGACAAAAAGGGCCGATCGTCTATATCATCCGGTGGTGAATGACTGTTCCAGGTTCCGCCCTGCTCGAACGAATGTTGACGGACAGAAACGACGTGGCCACTCAGACCGATCCGGAAGCGGTGTCTGCCCCTGAAATTGACAAGTCGGGGCATCGAGTACGCTCGATGTTCGCGTCGATCGCGGGGAAGTACGACCTGCTGAATCACCTGTTGAGCCTGAACATCGACACGCTCTGGAGGCGGTTTACCGTCAAGATGGTGCCGCCGGAACCGGGGGTGCCGGTGCTCGATTGCTGCACGGGGACGGCGGACCTGGCGCTGGCGTACGACAAGGCGGCGGAGGGGAAAACACCGGTCGTGGGGTCGGATTTTTGCCGGGAAATGCTGCTGATCGGGAACGTGAAGGCGAAGAAGCGAGGGGCCGAGGAGCGGGTGACACTCATTGAAGGAGACACCCAGCGGTTGCCGTTCCCGAGCGATGGATTCGGCGTGGTGACGGTGGCGTTTGGGCTCAGGAACGTGAGCGATACGTCCAAAGGGCTAGATGAGATGATCCGGGTCGCGAGGCCGGGGGGGAAGGTGGCGATCCTGGAGTTTTCGAGGCCGAGGGGGCCGGTGCTGGGGCGGGCGTATCTGACCTTCTTCAAGCATATTCTGCCGAAGGTGGGGCAGACGATCGCGCCGAATCAGTACAACGCGTACAAATATCTTCCTGAAACAGTGATGCAGTTCCCCGACGGTCAGGAGATGCTCGATTTGATGGCGTCGCGGGGGTTGACCGAGACGGTGCAGCATCCGTTGACGTTCGGGATCGCGACCCTTTACGTGGGGACGAAGCCGGCGGCGGGAGCGGAGTCGTGAGCCGGTCGGGGGAGCCCTTGCCGATCGTGCTGGCGATCACGGGGGCGAGCGGGGCGCCGTATG
This window encodes:
- the ubiE gene encoding bifunctional demethylmenaquinone methyltransferase/2-methoxy-6-polyprenyl-1,4-benzoquinol methylase UbiE, with protein sequence MATQTDPEAVSAPEIDKSGHRVRSMFASIAGKYDLLNHLLSLNIDTLWRRFTVKMVPPEPGVPVLDCCTGTADLALAYDKAAEGKTPVVGSDFCREMLLIGNVKAKKRGAEERVTLIEGDTQRLPFPSDGFGVVTVAFGLRNVSDTSKGLDEMIRVARPGGKVAILEFSRPRGPVLGRAYLTFFKHILPKVGQTIAPNQYNAYKYLPETVMQFPDGQEMLDLMASRGLTETVQHPLTFGIATLYVGTKPAAGAES
- a CDS encoding glycoside hydrolase family 64 protein, which gives rise to MPNHRRRNPLSLRPNPSCEALEARTLLSTVPALFHRFGAIEAPQQRSSVPLPLGTDRVDPGPSDRIVYQIEVKPLDDSPLIPGQVQIRRGSGPAVVPHQIRSGETITAFVALRPGNFSLSVAGRGESTGAFIVSVGLAGDISGDFDVDPEDFLQAADAFRSQLSPGASQATSAATRTQLLRTGLMALRNQGAEATPFVTFRFDNLTAPGRDPHGTPAYTNASIHVAITAQNASGTFVRVDPSGSTTAMALGDNTAPGHITKNSIDYSNYFHTIDQFASGWDVPYQLQGARLWIGMGSPLYLKVTPDAAGNIGFAGPDFGNPTDPNLNLYVDWIEFSTMNSGFNGNTTQVDQFGVPLTLTLSQTGQSDQTVGLETSRSTLFQKYAQDVDPAFQSLRTAQAPYRILAPKHGIYSQANNPTYFDTYIYTVWTSFQTTTWEFQNVLGTFTGTVSPQTQVLTLHPKGNPQGPSYTIQKPKTWEIFAAAGNMATGNAIEKAIQAQIVAGFTRHVAANNPAINVPPFTQTSSFYAQSPANFYAQFWHEYGLDGLAYGFDYDDVYGQNPTVTGSSSLSPRVTVNLGWD
- a CDS encoding calcium-binding protein is translated as MSSTRARKRSYVVPRRAVRPGLEGLEPRLALSAAVEVIGETLVITGTEGPDRILVGFGGRSDVLRVVIDGEDRGRFGPVSQIQIDAGAGDDIVLLGQGVRQPAVIHGGAGADRLRGGSGPDQTFGGDGDDLVVGSAGRDALDAGAGRDRVVTPHRMGAIRVSKAASGAAMPHLFRTYTPQPLRATGLDATTPIVIGPADLADPSVVVRLRATYEAGQPVALTRATDADVDRLGELLGHQGGVGWDPSVPHADLVVFRNSTRPDGEAHEASTAFLLASDRPQTAAARRIAGGHMLEALSQALSATAVVPETSPGDGSSQNLIQIAKSSMSSTVATDSYGNQVQIVNTVWSLRAFEDNVDLYYVLQEVDFAVGNPPTIDEWDNSADTTVPLTHSPTVFQTSPATVMEATTLTGGVSDTVSVSVGFNTSQGLDASVTKSTTISNSKATTVPPVDVVNATDFSTGFPSWTYAVNDRPRIGESYTVFNQWIWSVPFSAYTQFQLQSGLILPNSAAFQVLNPPGPGNVAAQLESKIPIPFGSTFALQDPVVTGLTAPNSILGEPVVSEGGTFTIHGTGLYPSLVTGVLIGGVPLDSENFQTVSDTQISVIAPDQFSVLPQTVVVQTTQGTSNDNVTIIID